In Horticoccus luteus, the following proteins share a genomic window:
- a CDS encoding acyltransferase has product MVRSLDATDARRASPAVVRTVRPSLLRRLRARLYRHLRGTRVSCTGTAHQLIFHDALLDRCTITVSGRHNRVEIAPGARLWDARIRLTGENLVCRIGAHCRIRGVNLVVEDQGTALTIGDGTTMTQPVLVANEGRALHIGSDCMIAYGTDVRNSDGHSLLSTIDGERLNPAADVVIGDHVWLGINSQILKGVHIGDGAVVAARSLVLRDVAAHTLVGGTPARLLREHITWDRRRC; this is encoded by the coding sequence GTGGTCCGCTCGCTGGATGCCACCGATGCGCGCCGCGCGTCCCCCGCGGTCGTCCGCACCGTCCGCCCTTCCCTGCTGCGCCGCCTTCGCGCACGACTTTACCGCCACCTCCGCGGCACCCGCGTATCGTGCACCGGCACCGCGCACCAATTGATTTTCCACGATGCGCTTCTCGACCGCTGCACCATCACGGTTTCCGGACGCCACAACCGCGTGGAAATCGCTCCCGGCGCCCGTTTGTGGGATGCGCGCATCCGCCTCACGGGTGAGAATCTCGTCTGCCGTATCGGCGCACACTGCCGGATTCGCGGCGTGAATCTCGTGGTCGAGGATCAAGGCACCGCGCTCACCATCGGCGACGGCACGACCATGACGCAACCGGTGCTCGTCGCCAACGAGGGCCGCGCGCTGCACATCGGATCCGACTGCATGATCGCCTACGGCACCGACGTGCGCAACAGCGACGGACATTCCCTGCTCTCCACGATTGACGGCGAGCGGCTGAACCCCGCCGCCGACGTCGTCATCGGCGATCACGTCTGGCTCGGCATCAACAGTCAGATCCTCAAAGGCGTGCACATCGGCGACGGCGCCGTCGTGGCCGCGCGCAGTCTGGTTTTGCGCGACGTCGCCGCCCACACGCTCGTCGGCGGAACGCCGGCGCGACTCTTGCGGGAACACATCACGTGGGATCGCCGTCGCTGCTAA
- a CDS encoding sugar-transfer associated ATP-grasp domain-containing protein has translation MKSPRRNIWSYPVLRLVAYDRCRVAAPWFAWRYARTNAAYLRRLACLIEQNHFVNVRSWERWAAALLYFPLSLVHIVKAMRLHGPRLRFAYSIPLRRQFFQLVHLAWRHALRPQVYYYLRLQSQPGRRLAQYLDPAELHHLQRTITTNSTERIEDKLAFHLAASPAGLPLVPLLAIFDHGRQETPPASALFVDWEQDLIVKPTSGYSGSGLRGFRYDHNRYTCVESGNVYTREELAGELSATSAGQTLIVQPWLRNHESLARFSTGALCNFRVVTARNAIGGFEVIMAALRFPIRSELTCAEQNVTLCTAVDLVSGKLAAAEAKDPGVGRLDLHPMTGQPIEGFIVDAWPEIRALALRAHEEFAEFPFIGWDIAHSNLGLVLLEGSTLWGGYLAQMSGSAPLGASRFASLYLENLHALNSGQRLAEPAEVGL, from the coding sequence ATGAAATCACCCCGCCGCAACATCTGGAGTTATCCCGTCCTGCGTTTGGTCGCCTACGACCGCTGCCGCGTCGCCGCGCCGTGGTTCGCCTGGCGCTATGCCCGCACCAACGCTGCGTATCTGCGCCGCCTCGCCTGCCTCATCGAGCAAAACCACTTCGTCAACGTCCGCAGTTGGGAGCGCTGGGCCGCCGCGCTGTTATATTTCCCGCTTTCCCTCGTGCATATCGTCAAGGCCATGCGCCTGCACGGCCCGCGCCTCCGCTTCGCTTATAGCATTCCCCTCCGGCGTCAGTTCTTTCAACTCGTGCATCTTGCCTGGCGCCACGCGCTGCGCCCCCAAGTTTACTATTATCTGCGCCTCCAGTCCCAACCAGGCCGCCGCCTCGCGCAATACCTCGATCCTGCCGAATTGCATCACTTGCAGCGCACGATCACGACCAACTCCACCGAGCGCATCGAGGACAAGCTCGCCTTCCATCTCGCCGCTTCCCCGGCGGGCCTGCCGCTTGTCCCGCTCCTCGCAATTTTCGATCACGGCCGGCAGGAAACTCCCCCCGCGTCCGCGCTCTTTGTCGATTGGGAGCAGGACCTCATCGTCAAACCCACCTCAGGCTACAGCGGCTCGGGCCTGCGCGGCTTTCGCTATGACCACAACCGCTACACCTGTGTCGAATCGGGCAATGTTTACACTCGCGAGGAACTCGCGGGGGAACTGAGCGCGACCTCCGCCGGCCAGACGCTCATTGTGCAGCCGTGGCTCCGTAACCACGAGAGCCTCGCGCGCTTTTCCACGGGAGCCCTCTGCAACTTTCGCGTGGTCACCGCTCGCAACGCCATCGGCGGATTCGAAGTCATCATGGCCGCGCTGCGTTTCCCAATTCGCAGCGAACTCACCTGCGCGGAACAAAACGTCACGCTGTGCACCGCCGTCGACTTGGTCTCCGGCAAACTCGCCGCCGCCGAAGCCAAGGACCCCGGCGTCGGCCGGCTCGACCTGCACCCGATGACCGGCCAGCCCATCGAGGGCTTCATCGTCGACGCATGGCCGGAGATTCGCGCGCTGGCGCTGCGCGCCCATGAAGAGTTCGCCGAGTTTCCTTTCATCGGCTGGGACATCGCGCATTCGAACCTCGGCCTCGTCTTGCTTGAAGGCAGCACACTCTGGGGCGGCTACCTCGCGCAGATGTCCGGCAGCGCGCCGTTGGGTGCGAGCCGCTTCGCCAGCCTCTATCTCGAAAATCTTCACGCGCTCAATTCCGGCCAGCGCCTCGCCGAGCCGGCGGAGGTTGGCCTGTGA
- a CDS encoding sugar-transfer associated ATP-grasp domain-containing protein: MALSGMVSLFAPGSLAPAALTMRPPRSLPLTRRLVAFDHCRIPLRSFDFLPRTDPLSRLHQRLLELETDAPRPASRFHRSVAAALWLAIGLLAALRFHRRYSAHVRRTHGISARHQFADLCYGVWRHNTFPRHYYWRKLFLLPNRSAWLANLEHRQVNDLVTDLNRALPVHRIADKFAFYQHCLATGLPTPPVLAAWRHGERCDSPADTGDRLPAQDLFAKPIADYGSVGTLAFRYDAQRHAYHSEAGVLDSAALLEYLRQRSLGTGYILQPRLVNGGVWADYGDRDLCNLRIVTGRFPDGEPQLISSFLRLPSSHTTFGHDRHVLLSAVDVATGTLGPGVFREITKGSFDVHPDTGACITGRVLPGWAAMAELTLRAHRTLPWMPFIGWDVVETSAGLHLLEANAFWGADAAQLPGAVPLGHTAFPEIYWAWTAQNSRS; the protein is encoded by the coding sequence ATGGCCCTCTCCGGCATGGTTTCCCTTTTCGCTCCCGGCTCGCTCGCTCCCGCCGCCCTCACCATGCGTCCGCCTCGATCACTCCCGCTCACCCGACGCCTCGTGGCGTTCGACCATTGCCGGATTCCTCTGCGCTCTTTCGATTTCCTGCCGCGCACCGATCCGCTGAGCCGCCTTCACCAGCGACTGCTGGAATTGGAAACCGATGCGCCTCGCCCGGCCTCTCGTTTCCACCGCAGCGTCGCTGCCGCTCTCTGGCTTGCGATCGGCCTGCTCGCCGCCCTGCGCTTTCATCGCCGCTATTCGGCGCACGTGCGCCGCACCCACGGCATCAGCGCCCGTCACCAGTTCGCCGACCTCTGCTATGGCGTCTGGCGTCACAACACCTTTCCGCGGCACTACTATTGGCGGAAACTTTTTCTCCTGCCGAACCGCTCGGCGTGGCTCGCCAATCTTGAACATCGTCAGGTCAACGACCTCGTCACCGACTTGAATCGCGCCCTGCCCGTGCACCGTATCGCGGACAAGTTCGCCTTTTATCAGCATTGCCTCGCCACCGGTCTTCCAACTCCGCCCGTGCTCGCCGCATGGCGCCACGGCGAACGCTGTGATTCGCCGGCCGACACCGGCGACCGGCTGCCGGCGCAGGACCTATTCGCAAAGCCCATCGCCGATTACGGCAGCGTCGGCACGCTCGCCTTCCGCTACGATGCCCAGCGCCACGCCTATCACAGCGAAGCCGGTGTTCTCGACTCCGCCGCGCTCCTTGAATATCTGCGGCAACGCTCGCTCGGCACCGGCTACATTCTGCAACCCCGACTCGTCAACGGCGGGGTGTGGGCCGACTACGGCGATCGCGACCTCTGCAATCTGCGCATTGTCACCGGCCGTTTCCCCGATGGAGAACCGCAACTCATCTCCTCCTTCCTGCGGTTGCCTTCGAGCCACACGACGTTCGGTCACGACCGCCACGTCTTGCTGTCCGCGGTCGACGTCGCTACTGGCACTCTCGGTCCCGGCGTGTTTCGCGAGATCACCAAGGGCTCGTTCGACGTCCATCCCGATACCGGCGCCTGCATCACCGGCCGCGTGCTGCCAGGCTGGGCTGCCATGGCGGAACTCACGCTGCGCGCTCATCGCACGCTGCCTTGGATGCCGTTCATTGGCTGGGATGTGGTCGAGACTTCCGCCGGGCTGCACTTGCTCGAAGCCAACGCGTTCTGGGGAGCCGACGCCGCCCAACTTCCCGGTGCCGTCCCGCTTGGACACACCGCCTTCCCGGAAATCTACTGGGCGTGGACCGCCCAAAATTCCCGCTCATGA
- a CDS encoding glycosyltransferase: MRIAFICTSLQPGRDGVGDYTRQLAAACAERGHECRLFAINDRHLATSIEDDDGCVRFASTEPWPNRIAALASALRDFAPDWVSWQIVAYGFDPKGLMPAAAAPLAALSGGWQTHAMLHELWLGLPAGESVRTRLVGAWQRHRLLAFLRRLAPQRVHTSNETYQRVLRRCQWPAQVLPLFGNIPIAPPAAPSPLAELAPRLSPAPRTIGVMFGTLHAQWRARETFSFLRAAAADTHRSISLVTLGHGGPQQDAILAPVRAEFRDIPVLTLGAASPTRISQILQSADFGLSSHPWALVEKSGSTVAMLEHGLPVLVPRDEWRLRGDAASTASWSPLLRPLKGFAPSEFSTWLDHRHAPAPRLPHVVDAFLAALGDPVHAPASAA; this comes from the coding sequence ATGAGAATCGCCTTCATCTGCACTTCGCTTCAACCCGGCCGCGACGGCGTCGGCGACTACACTCGCCAACTCGCCGCCGCCTGCGCGGAACGCGGACACGAGTGCCGGCTCTTCGCGATCAACGACCGCCATCTCGCGACTTCGATTGAAGACGACGACGGTTGCGTGCGGTTCGCCAGCACCGAGCCGTGGCCCAACCGCATCGCCGCTCTCGCCTCCGCCCTCCGCGACTTCGCTCCCGATTGGGTGAGCTGGCAAATTGTCGCCTACGGGTTCGATCCGAAGGGCCTCATGCCCGCCGCCGCCGCGCCTCTGGCTGCGCTCTCCGGTGGTTGGCAGACGCACGCCATGTTGCACGAACTCTGGCTCGGACTCCCTGCCGGCGAAAGCGTTCGCACTCGACTCGTCGGTGCGTGGCAGCGCCACCGCCTGCTCGCCTTTTTGCGCCGCCTCGCTCCCCAGCGCGTCCACACCTCCAACGAAACGTATCAACGCGTTCTCCGGCGCTGCCAGTGGCCCGCGCAAGTGCTTCCGCTGTTCGGCAACATCCCCATCGCGCCGCCCGCGGCACCCTCGCCGCTTGCCGAGCTCGCCCCCCGCCTTTCGCCAGCCCCGCGGACGATTGGCGTCATGTTCGGCACGCTCCACGCGCAGTGGCGCGCCCGCGAAACGTTCTCTTTCCTCCGCGCCGCGGCCGCCGACACTCATCGCTCGATCAGCCTGGTAACCCTCGGCCACGGTGGACCGCAGCAGGACGCCATCCTCGCACCCGTGCGCGCAGAGTTTCGCGATATTCCGGTGCTCACGCTCGGTGCCGCCAGCCCCACGCGAATTTCTCAAATCCTGCAATCCGCCGACTTCGGTCTTTCCTCTCACCCGTGGGCGCTCGTCGAAAAGAGCGGCTCAACGGTCGCCATGCTCGAGCATGGTTTGCCTGTGCTCGTGCCCCGCGACGAATGGCGGCTGCGCGGCGACGCTGCATCGACCGCCAGTTGGAGTCCGTTGCTCCGCCCGCTGAAGGGTTTCGCGCCCTCCGAATTCTCCACGTGGCTTGATCATCGTCACGCCCCTGCCCCGCGCTTGCCGCATGTTGTCGACGCGTTTCTCGCCGCGCTCGGCGATCCGGTCCACGCGCCCGCCTCCGCGGCCTGA